CACACGACATGATTATGACATCACGTTCTTGACCCTGAAACGCGTCTACTGTATTAATATAAATCTCTTTCAGTTCATCTTGTCCCAAAGCATTGCCAAACTCATGCTTCAGGCATTTCAGCTGCAGTTTGTACGGGGTTATTACCCCCACAGATACTTTACCCGCACTCAACGACTTTAGATTTTTCTGAAGATGCATGTACACCCCAACACAGAATCGAGCCTCATCAACATTCTCGTAAGATACAGATCCACCTCTATGGGACTCTCGTCCATGGCTGATATTGAAGAAAAGATAAGGCCTAAGAATAGGATCTTTATAGTAAATCTCATCAGGAGCACTGGATATACTTTCACTGTCTTTGAGGCGTCCTTGGTAGAAGTACCTTGAAGGAAAATCTCGAATTTGGGGATGCATTCTGTATTGAACATTTAACAACAAAGTCGGACAACCTGCTAGCTGAAACCTTTCAAAGAGACTTCTACTATATAAAAGAGTTCCAGCAGCCTTGCTAATCACTGTTGCAGGTAGCTGCTGAGGATCACCGACAAGTACACATCGCGCAGCACCAAGAGCAAGAGGAGGAAGAACTCCAACCTCACTAGCTTGGGCAGCTTCGTCAATGACAACCATATCAAAACCATGAGTAAGACGAGAAAACAATTTACGACCACTGCTTGATACGGTGGTAAAAACTATTTCAGCCTCGtttgcaaaacttgcctcaaGACTAGCTCGAGCTTCTTCAAGATTAAAATTTATACCAGCACGAAACTTTCCCTCCACAATAAGAAGGCGAGACATTTCAACAAGAACTTTATCTCTGGCTTCAACCACAGCAGCAAGGTGCTGTAACAAAGCATCTCTTTTTTGGTCTCTTGAAATAAGAACTTCAGGGTCAACTCCCACAGATCCCTGAGAACGTGTGGCAAAGGCTGCAGCATTAAGTTCCCTTTTAAGCCCAGCTATATCTCGAGAAATATGAGTTTCTTGTAGTCTAAGGTTATGCATGTGTCGTAGAATCTCGTCACGAGATATAGCTAATAGCTGATCACTTCTTCGCTCCACAGAAACTGCTTGGGCAGCTCGCGATTGAGAATCAACACCAACTCGAGCAACATCAGGGCGATATACCCTCATCTCCCCATCAATGAAACCACGGTCAAGGACACGTGAAAGAAGTTCATCAGTTGCAGCATTCGAAGGAGCACAAACGAGCATCCTCGGTTTAGCACAGAGTTTGGGCAGGGTGCGGAACAGATTCTGGTCCATGTTTTGTAGGACTTCATCAATAGAGCCTGACAAAATATTATCTGAACTGCACTCGTTTGCTTGATTATAGGTCTCAGGTGCTAATTTCTTCAGCAACGAAGTGTAATAGTGTTGATACTGAACCAAATGGATGACATTCAACATTCCCCAAACAGTGTGTGTCTTGCCTGTTCCTGGAGGGCCCTGAACAAGAGTAAATGGCCATAGTTCTTGCTTCTTTCCCCCACTACTAGTACCAGCTGCAGTATGCATGCCCGCCCAGTGGATTGCAGCGAGCTGTGGAGCATTAAAGCTTCTATGTAAATGGTCTGCAAAGCTAGTAGTGAAACAATCAGGCATTCCAGGGGTTTGTTCCTCGTAACTAGGAAACTGCTCCGGCCTAGGATTGAGAATGGCATTTTGCatctaacaaatattttaagtttcacCAACATCAGCATATTTTAAAGCATCTATAGGAGATCTGTTtgagaataaaacaaacaataaccTGTGGGTTAAGTCGAGAAAACGCATGAAGTGCAACATATTCCCTCTGTGTGGTTGCAAGTGAACCAAGCACTGTTAGATGCCAGATATCCTTAGGTTTAAGCTTCCGTAAAATATGACTATTATCAATCTTgctgtaaaaataaaatttccatGCATATACATGGAAAAGAGATGATAGACTGTATTAATATTCTTTCACTCTCTGATAGTTCATGAAAAATAGAAGGATAGAAACTCAGATAGAGTATCAACAGAATAAACATAGAACATATGTACCTACCTGCCAGTCCCACTAGAATCTCCAACATAGAAATGAAGAGTAGCTCCAAGAGGATCACGGGTATCAACTGGTATATGTCTCCTAACTGTACCAGCTAGACGTCCAGCATCCTCATGGTCTTCAGCTTAgcataaagaaaagaaatatgataCAAAATGCACAGAAGCTAGCAATACAGAAACAATCAGACATCAACATATCCAAACATACCTGATTCAGAAAGTGGAGTTGAAAGAACTGCAACATCTCCCTCCTTGAAAGCCCATTTACAGCCGTTTAAAGAGACAAGTATTACATCATACCACCCTGAACACATAAACAAAGACTAGCAGTCAAGTAATATAACAGATGCTTGACAGTGTTTCCCAGACAGGCAGACATAAAAGGATATGAATAAGGTTGTCAATCCAAAGAGATATAACATATAAGAGAGCAGTCTCCACAACTCAAACCTACTAGAGAAGATAATAAACAAGCAAAATTAAGCGCAAACACAGTTGTTATAAGATAGTGAATTAAgggaaaattatttttctagatAATTTGTGTGCTTACATTAAAACTTTCTGAaacaaggagaagaaacaaagtcCAATATGTCTAATAATGAAAAAAGTGGCTCATTATGCATGCTTACACAAGTGAACATGATCTAGGAAAgttacctctctctcttctttcgaTGGATTTTATTCGAACTTTCACATATGCATTTGCCTCAGCCAGTTCTTCCCATGTACTGTAAAGTTGTGCCCGGCATTCCTCAAAAAGTAAGGGTTCAAAGACTCTGACATACTCCTCCATAGATTCAAACCGCTCAGGTACACTTCGGAGTTCGGTAACCTCTAATagacaagaaaaatatgcaACATATTTAAATGCGCGAACGAATACACAATGAGCTGAAAAATTATGTTTGGAAGAAACCAGCAAACATCTCCACTATAAAGTCTAAAAAAAGATGGAAGACATATAAATCAAAAAGCGAACTAGTATTCAGTATTCTCTCACTAATATACCATTCAACTTTTAGATATAGCATCTTCTCAGCTGGGGAGAATTTTTATCCCAATATAGTTTCGACCAAAGTGCCAGCCTGATAAACAATTTCCATCGACCATGAACCAGGTCTAGTTACAAAGCTAGACTTTAAGTTCAGTGCCTTAATATGAAGGCAACAATAACAATGGTGGAAATAGATAGGGATGTATCTGCCACAAAATAATTAGAACTTCTATCAAAATCTATATGAGATCTTTCTGACTAGAGAGAAGCACGacataaaacaagaacaagTCAGATCACTTAAGTCACTAGAATTCTTCAATCTACTTTAACAGTACCATAGTTTGTTCCAGATTCCATATCTTTTGGCTTATTTGATTCTCCATTCATGATTTCAGAAGCAGTACATTTTTAAGAGCCATAGGGAAATGGCTTCAGAAGCAATAAATTTTACACATATAAAAGTTTCTACCATAAAACAAGATTCAATTACTTCTAGGGAAGTAAGACATATTCAAGAACACGTTCCATAGGTAGCAATGTAATATTTAACATACCAGGATGACGCCAGAAATTTTCGTTGGTCACCTCTCGTATAAGACGCTCCACTGATGTATCCTGATATTGGGTACTAGTTGTGGCTGGCTTCGTGAAAGATCTTTGGCTGTAAGAGACTTTTCTACTAGATGAATGACCGCTCCTAGGCTGCCGTAAATTAGTAGTCTGCTTCCAAGAAGCCTGTCTTGACACAGATGTTCCCATCCCTTCAGTAGAAGATCCATCATCCCCGCTGAGCCTCCCAGGTTTACCAAGTAAACTCGAATTTGATTCACCATTACTTCCAAACTTCTGTTCATCAGATTCTGGATGTATACCATGGCTTTGAATTTCTCCTCCATGCTCAGTAGGTGGATTGGCTTCAAGGGAGCGTGTAACTACAGGCTGTGGAAAGTTCTGTCTCCTAGGAGTTGGTGTGGAAATAGTACTTGCTTGTTTAACATCTTCAAGATTAAGAAACATGGTCTGCCTATTGCGTTTCTTTCCCAACATTGCCTCTTTATGTTGATCCATCTTTCTCTTCACAGTGGTATTTGCACACTTCATAGCATGACTTGCTTCAACTCCTTTAACCTGATTCACCGCCAAACCTTGTTCCTGTAGATCATCTCTACCACTGCCTTCACCACCAGTTTCTATCATCCCCTGCTCTTGCGTCAATGAACCCTTGTTCTTGGCACAAGGATCAGACTCCATcaattcttccttcttcttcttctcttactaCACAAGTTTATGCAGAGAAAGATTAAAACCCCAAATTAGAACTAAAGCATAGTGATCAAACAAAGTTGCAAACTATAAAAGAGATGATTATAAATTGAGCAACCAAGCGTTCTTTCATCAAAGAGAAGATCAAGATTGAGCAAACGAACCAGTGACAGAGTCGACGGCGACGGCGACGGCGAATAGTCTAGTTAGGGTTTTAAAATCGTCCAAAAGAGATGCCTTACGTGAGCAAAAACCTAATCTCACTCTCCGCTTACGCAGAGATTGTACTTATGGGGGTATACGGTTCAATGATACTAAAACATCAACTTGTTTCCCGATATCGCCGGCGACGGAGATCGgaggttttataatttttgcttctctctttgtttagCTCTCTTGGTGGGGAGAGTAATCTGATGGTTTAGTGACTACAAGACTTTCTGTGAGACTGGATTTAGAACCGTTAGATTAAGGGATTAGTAGATAATCTGACGGTACTAGGAGCGAGTTTAGCTTATGTTACCTTCTGATCTAAAACCCTTTTGACACTTGTTTATAGATAGTGAAGCATAGAGTTACTTTTTCATAATTCGTATTTTCAGattctttttgtcaaatataATTTTAGGTAATCAAgggtttaaattaaaattactgtatgtagttttgtttttttatctcgcagaacaaatatatttgttttttgattatttttgaatCTTGAGTATCATTTCATTGGAACGATAACTTAACATTTCTATGCAGTTTAAAAGGtactagatttggacccgtgctacagcacgggttgaaatacattttattatttttaaaatattatatatgtaattgtatataatattatttggatgcaactcatgcaaataatttttattgtaaatattattcatgaaatgtaaatgtattatgtaagtcttatattgttaattttaacccgtgttagagtatataaaattattaatccgtGCTAGAGTGTGTCCAGCAGCTTCCgtgctagagtatataaaaatttaactcgTGCTTGAGTTTGTaagtcttaaaattataatataaaaacaaaattcaatctgtgctctagcatggtcctaatttttattgaacgttatggtttatcaataaaatctgtggaaagtaaatttctaatattgtgtttaaagatctttggaaacaacttgatatatgactaaaatcttctgaaaatacagtttgaaagatccatgattttatttattaccattaatatatcaattatcaatttggaatatctccaattaaggttgcacccaatatttaggtgtaaccattaatatatgaattaatctataacctatctataacctatttgtaatcatttataattaattaaaaatataaagtctacaaaaactatattgtgtacttctttttattaaaaaggagatcatttgaaataactccgcgattataattttaaattaaataatataatttaatcactataatataaactatattgtgtacttctctttattttatattataatataaataatataagctatgttatgtacttttcttttattaaaaagaagatcatttgaaataactATGTTATGATCTTCATGATATATTTGCTCCACgatttatggatttattatttattatctatatataaagagttatcTTATGAAGAATATATGGttaatgtatatcttatatataacctattagtatgcatttgtaaccatttatattttttataaagtctacaaaacttaagttgtgtacttcccttttattaaaagggAGATTATTTATTAATCACTCGAAGGTCATGTTCGTTTTCTGTATAGACCATTAAAATTTTCTTAGAATTATGATTTCGAATTATGAGAACGGATCAAATTTTGATCCACATTGAAGGTGTCTGTCTCTTTCAAAACCACTGATCCAAAAAATTTGATCACTACTATAATCAAGTTGGTAGGTTTGGACCTATTACAAATGTTTTCGGTTACTTATTTCCGATTGTATAAAAGTATACTCATTATCATCTACCAGACAAGAAACTAGTCAAGACGTCAGAGACTTTTCAATCATAGTGCGATTTTGGGTGGTTCGTTTTTGTTTGAATGCAAACTACGCATTTATTcacaacaacacaacacaacacaacgtCCAAAAGACGGcaaaaatataatgtttattagaGTTTTTGACGAGGTCAAGCGAAGACTCACATTATGTTATTTTGTAACTTGTTTGACTTTTCcccaataaacaaacaaaccaaccaCACAAGACTCTTCTGTTTTGTTCATTCTAATTCGCCAATGACAAACCAAACATTCACGGAGTCTTTAAATATTTGTCTAGCTTTCTAAAAAAGCAGAGAGACTCTCTTCATAAATCATATgatctctctccatctctctctctctttcctctaagctttttttttcttcatggtTTCGTTCTTCTTGaccctctcttctttcttcttcctctgcttcttcatcCATGGATCTTCCGCCGTCGACACAATCTCCGGCAACTTTAATCTCTCTGGCGACCAGACGATTATCTCCTCCGGTGGAACTTTCGAAATGGGTTTCTTTAAACCAGGTGCTTCGTCAAACTTCTACATAGGTATGTGGTATAAGCAACTCCCTCAAACCATCCTCTGGGTAGCCAATCGAGACAAACCAGTCTCCGACAAGAACTCATCTGTTCTCAAAATCTCCGACGGAAACTTGATCCTACTCGACGGTAATAACCAGACTCCTGTTTGGTCCACGGGTCTCAACTCcacctcttcctctgtttctccccTCGAAGCGGTTTTGCTCGACAACGGCAATCTTGTTCTCAGAAGCGGACGCAACGACTCATCAGCCAACGTGTTGTGGGAAAGCTTCGATCACCCGGGTAACACGTGGCTCCCTGGAGTGAAGATCCGGTTAGACAAACGAACCGGAAAGAGCCAACGACTCACCTCGTGGAAGAGTTCTGAAGATCCATCACCAGGTTTGTTCTCTCTCGAGCTAGACGAGTCCAATGCTTACAAAATCCTTTGGAACGGAACGAATGAGTACTGGTCAAGTGGTCCTTGGAACCCTCAGAGCAGGATCTTTGATTGGGTTCCTGAAATGAGACTCAATTACATCTACAACTTCAGTTTTGTCTCCAACTCCACGGAGTCATATTTTACTTACTCCATCTATAACCACATGAACGTGTCCCGTTTCGTCATGGACGAGTCTGGACAGATCAAACAGTTCTCTTGGTTAGACGCAAACCAAGAATGGAACTTGTTCTGGTCTCAACCTCGGCAACAATGTCAGGTCTATAGATACTGTGGCTCCTTTGGGATTTGCACCGAAAAGGCTGAGCCATTTTGCCGATGCCCTCAAGGGTTTAGGCCCCAGTTTCAGAAAGATTGGGACTTGGAGGATTACTCTGCAGGCTGCGTTAGAAATACTGAGTTACAATGCTCTCGTGGAGACGTCAACCAGTTTTTTCCCATTCGAAATATGAAACTAGCTAATCATTCAGAGGCATTGACGCAAACAAGTCTTAGTATTTGTGCCTCTACTTGCCAAAGGGACTGTTCTTGTAAGGCTTATGCACATGATGAAGGCTCGAACCAATGTTTGATTTGGGCTAAAGATGTCTTCAATCTTCAGCAACTCGAAGAAGATAACAGTGATCAGGGGAATACGTTTTATCTTAGGCTCGCTGCTTCTGATATTCCTAATGGTTCTTCCAGTAAGAGTAACAAAGCGATTATATTTGGCGCGGTTATTGGCGCGTTAGGAGTAGTAGTCCTGGTTCTGTTGGTGGTAATCTTAGTCTTAAGGCATCGGAGAaggaagagaatgagaggaGAGAAGGGTGATGGTACATTGGCTGCGTTTAGCTATAGAGAACTACAGAATGCGACCAAGAATTTCTCAGACAAGTTAGGTGGAGGAGGTTTTGGTTCGGTGTTCAAAGGTGCTTTACCGGATTCTAGTGACGTAGCGGTGAAGAGGCTTGAGAGTATTAGCCAAGGGGAGAAGCAGTTTAGGACGGAGGTAGTGACAATAGGAACGATCCAACACGTTAATCTAGTGAGGCTTCGTGGGGTTTGCTCCGAGGGAAACAAGAAACTGCTTGTTTATGATTACATGCCTAACGGTTCTTTGGATTCTCATCTCTTCTTTAATCAGCAAGTTGAAGACAAGATCGTCCTCGGGTGGAAACTACGGTTCCAAATCGCGTTAGGGACAGCTAGAGGGTTAGCTTATCTACACGATGAATGTAGAGACTGTATCATTCACTGCGatataaaaccagaaaacattTTGTTAGATTCACAGTTCTGTCCCAAAGTTGCTGACTTCGGGTTGGCTAAACTCGTGGGACGAGATTTTAGCAGGGTTTTGACGACAATGAGAGGTACAAGAGGCTATCTTGCACCAGAATGGATCTCTGGAGTTGCGATAACAGCTAAAGCCGATGTTTACAGCTACGGGATGATGCTATTCGAGCTTGTTTCCGGGAGAAGAAACACGGAGCAATCAGAGAACGAGAATGTGAGATTCTTTCCGAGTTGGGCAGCGACTATACTTACCAAAGATGGAGACATCATGTCGCTGCTTGACCCTAGACTAGAGGGTCATGATGTCGTGGATACAGATGAGCTCACGAGAGCTTGTAGAGTGGCGTGTTGGTGCATACAAGACGAAGAGAGTCATAGGCCAGCGATGAGCCAAGTTGTTCAGATTCTTGAAGGTGTCTTGGAAGTGAATGTGCCGCCTTTTCCAAGATCAATTCAAGCTTTAGTCGATACAGATGAAGCTGTGGTCTTCTTTACCgagtcatcatcttcttcaagcCATAATTCTTCACAGAAACACAGCCATtcgtcttcttctacttcttccaaGAAAACGACCAACGAGAACTCTTCCGCTTAGCTAATAGTGTAAACTCATGTTTATTGTTTATCATCAATGTGTAAGTTAATATGTATAGTTGTTGTAGTAACATAGCAAgaaaatctctgtttttttttataattatttatattttatttggtaaaaGTAAAATTGTGTAAAGTTCGAAGGTCAAATAGcctaatcaatacaataaaagaaggatgtgttgacacatcagtaaaaatcaataaccaattaaattataacaaataatacacAGCTAAAAAAACTGCCACGCTGGACGCACTCCAAATCTTCCGCTCTATATGGACATATGGAGGAGTATGAACCGTTGagtcaactatatatatatgcacatgtTGATAAGGACATCTACAAGGAGAGAGTAGTTGAAGATCATCATATTTCTGAGCACAAAACTCATAGTTGCTATCCATGTTCCGTCAATGAGACACTCAGATTTATTAAGAATTCTAAAGGTATACCTAAAGCCAGTGAGATGGAGATGAATGTAGAACAATTTAACTGCAATGGGGGTAGACCTCTTATAGATGCTGAAATGTTATTAGGCATCAAGGATGTGTTTAGATATCCTACTTTGGAGGAGGCTTTGAGACGCTTAGAGACGCATCCGGTGATTGCAACTTTACTTTGTTTTGAGGGTTGGGAAGAACCAGTAATCTACAAAGCATTTTTCAATGGTCCTAAAGTTCCTgcttatattacaaaatatttgaaaaacacaaattaataaagtaaagaaaatCATTTTGATGAGTAGGAACATGTACTTAATATGTGCAAAATTTGAATGTTTATATTTGGTTGCATCCATTCCATTAGTTGAAATGCATAATTATATtcaataagatatatatttaaactatttttactTGGATATTTTAGAATAGAACTTTATATTTGTAAAgaatgtaataaatatttaCCTTGAGacttaaccaaaaataattaacttatcattttattatttccaATAGGTATTAGTTGGCTTGTGGTCCAACTTGTCTCCTCCCTAACAACTTAAACAATAAAGATATTTGTGTCGTAATATTTTCCATAGTAACaagaaagttttgttttttatatgttgATGTCTAAATAAACTATGGATCTCCACCGTAAAGCTATCTTCAACAAATCGGCTCCAGATGTAACTATGTAAGACATTAAATCTGGAAGTTAAGATGTGATTATTGACCTATGTTTTTGAAACAGATACGAAGCTTACAAAGCTTTTGCCAATGATTGTATGATTGtattgatattattttaaattactttttagtaattaatataaaaattatatcttaacaTCAGTTATAATAATCaatattgttattaatttgtatgacatcatttcattataattgATGCAAATCTAGATCATCTACATCACTTACGAAATACAAATCTATAAATTTACTTCACTTaataattgatgtatatatattcatttatattaacatcacttAAAAATGATACTATAAACATCACTATTTGTTCATTTTATATTGAATAGAAAAAAGTTATTGAATAAAAACTATAgctcaaaaagttaaaaacaaagaccaaaaaagagaaatagaaaaaagataattatgttattctttaattaattaaaattaaattgatgacaagaaaaaaaagagatttttaagAAATGTGCCACATTTGCAAACCAATTTTGTGGGTTCTATCACATTCACCTCGTCCTTTTGCTATGTACCACaataaagagaataaaagacCCATATATCCCTCGAActcgttttctttgtttttccctcgaaaataaatattttaaattttgaaaaccaaccttgcatgtCCTGTCTTTTCATCTGACAAtcaatatacattaatttttttttttttgtgttttaagtCTCGAACTCTTCCTCTCTCCCACTTAATACTCAATCCTAGATAGATTAGTCGAACTCTTCCAATTAAGATAGATTGCGACCGCCGGAGTTTTTATGCCTAACCCTAATTTCGACCGCCGAAGCTTGTTAGTTTAACCTtccatttttcaattttcacATAATATCCTTTTCAGCTTGCTTATTCTCTTTTTATCCCATCAGATTGAACTGCAACTTCAACGGTGGCCTACCTCCGGAAATGGAAACTAACGTTGACGCCGGTGAGCAGACCGTAGATCCGGGAGCAGTTGGCTCGACCCCCAATTTTAATCTTATTCCCGAAGAAAGTTTGCGAGACCCTCTCGATTCTGCTGTACCAGTGTTGTCGTAAGTTGTGACCCAGTTTCATCTTTTACTTTCTCCTTCGACCACTTTATTAAAGTCGTAATCGTTTTTGTCTACACAGAGGTCCCCCCCCAGCTGAGAACAACGTTGATCCTCCACCTGTGGTCCCTTTGCCCAACTTTGTCCTTATTCCCGAAAGTACATTTGTGGAAGCCCTCGAATCTGCTGACCCAATTGATGGAGATCTCGAATCTGCTGACCCAATTGTGGGGTAAGTGGCAACCGACATATATTCTCTAATATTGTCGGTGGACAACCATATACTAATTCCATCTTCTTTTGTCTACACAGAGATCTCCCAGATTCGACATCAGACCGTGTTGAAACCAACGATGGACATCTTCCTCCGCGTGCTTTTGTCGGAGATGTCCAATCTGGTGACCCAATTTTGAGGTAAGTGGCAACCGTCATATATTCTTTCATTTTGTCGATGGACAACCATCATATATTCTTTCATTTTGTCGATGGACAACCATATATTAAGTCCATCTTGTTTTGTCTACACAGAGATTTTGTCGATGAAACCAACGAAGGACATCTTCCCCCGCGTCTTTTTGCAACGGATTGCTATCCTCTTAAGGGCCGTATAAACTCATATTCCAAACCTGAATATTTGTTGGACATCGTAGAGGCGTTAGATGGGACCCCAGAGTTAGATTGGCTCTAACAGTCTTGCTTTGGTCGTCTTCTACTACTTCCTGTCCGCAAGAGTTCCCTCTCCGGGAAACTTGTCCACCAATTTCTTTGTCGATCACTGGTCACCCGGAAAAAACATGAAATGTGGTTCGTGTATGGTGGGCATCCGATCAGGTTCTCTCTTTGAGAGTTTGCAGTCTTGACTGGTCTAAATTGTGATCCATTCCCGTCTGAGGATGATACATCTTCTTCTGAATCTGCTGCTTCTGCTGATCCTGATTACCTCAACACTCTTGTTGGTCCGAACAAGAGTTACACAATTAGGCAAATTGTGGATATTCTTAAACAAGACAAGAGGTTGCCGGTTTCAAAGCGGATGGATGGTGATCGTAGGCTCCGACTGTCTCTTGTTGTAATCGTTGATGGCATTCTAATCTGCAATTCATCTAATGTTAAAGCTAGCAGCAAAGTTGTTAATTTGGTTAAAGATCTAGAGTCTTTTGTCAAATATCCATGGGGGAGGCTGTCTTTCGTAAGGACATTGGAGAGGGTTTCCATTGGCGAGGTCATTCAAGGTACGGCAGAATTAGCTGACCAGTTATCACAATCTCACACAGCTACTCACGGGTTCACTTTATCGTTTCAACTGCTTTTTCTCGATGCAATCCCACTTCTTGAAAGAATCCTTCCAGATGGAGACGATGCCCAAACATTTACTGACCGTTCTGTGGTTCACTTATCAAAGCTGAAGAGCTTTCATAATTCTAACATTCTGGAAACCGAAATTCATCCATTGGTAAGTGTTTTAACTACTATTTACATTCAAACTCACTCATATATTCATCACATTGTgtgtttttcccttttttagCTTCACGTAGAGAACATTCTTCTTGGCGAATATCTACCAGAATTTCAAAATTGCTCATGGGATGGTCTTGATGACGAGGATCCTTGTGTTCATTTCATATTACAAAAACTGGAAGATGGTCACATGTTTAGTAAAGAGGACTGGCATGGTGGCCTTTCTTCTTTCCCATTGATTTCAACTGTTGTGGCTAAGGACAATACAGCTTTTGCAGCTCCTAAACCTACCAAATCTAGAGGTCCAACCGTTAAGAAGGCCACCAAAACCAAGTCTAATTCTAACCCGCCAGATGGAGGTTCTTCTCCTCTCCACAGAGATTGCTTATCCGGAAGAGAGCTTCTTCAAGAGGTGGATAGGAGGAACGAAGAACACACTTTGAAGATAAAGGAGATGTTAACAGCTGAAAGAGCA
The Camelina sativa cultivar DH55 chromosome 15, Cs, whole genome shotgun sequence DNA segment above includes these coding regions:
- the LOC104747757 gene encoding probable helicase MAGATAMA 3 isoform X2, whose protein sequence is MESDPCAKNKGSLTQEQGMIETGGEGSGRDDLQEQGLAVNQVKGVEASHAMKCANTTVKRKMDQHKEAMLGKKRNRQTMFLNLEDVKQASTISTPTPRRQNFPQPVVTRSLEANPPTEHGGEIQSHGIHPESDEQKFGSNGESNSSLLGKPGRLSGDDGSSTEGMGTSVSRQASWKQTTNLRQPRSGHSSSRKVSYSQRSFTKPATTSTQYQDTSVERLIREVTNENFWRHPEVTELRSVPERFESMEEYVRVFEPLLFEECRAQLYSTWEELAEANAYVKVRIKSIERRERGWYDVILVSLNGCKWAFKEGDVAVLSTPLSESDHEDAGRLAGTVRRHIPVDTRDPLGATLHFYVGDSSGTGSKIDNSHILRKLKPKDIWHLTVLGSLATTQREYVALHAFSRLNPQMQNAILNPRPEQFPSYEEQTPGMPDCFTTSFADHLHRSFNAPQLAAIHWAGMHTAAGTSSGGKKQELWPFTLVQGPPGTGKTHTVWGMLNVIHLVQYQHYYTSLLKKLAPETYNQANECSSDNILSGSIDEVLQNMDQNLFRTLPKLCAKPRMLVCAPSNAATDELLSRVLDRGFIDGEMRVYRPDVARVGVDSQSRAAQAVSVERRSDQLLAISRDEILRHMHNLRLQETHISRDIAGLKRELNAAAFATRSQGSVGVDPEVLISRDQKRDALLQHLAAVVEARDKVLVEMSRLLIVEGKFRAGINFNLEEARASLEASFANEAEIVFTTVSSSGRKLFSRLTHGFDMVVIDEAAQASEVGVLPPLALGAARCVLVGDPQQLPATVISKAAGTLLYSRSLFERFQLAGCPTLLLNVQYRMHPQIRDFPSRYFYQGRLKDSESISSAPDEIYYKDPILRPYLFFNISHGRESHRGGSVSYENVDEARFCVGVYMHLQKNLKSLSAGKVSVGVITPYKLQLKCLKHEFGNALGQDELKEIYINTVDAFQGQERDVIIMSCVRASGHGVGFVSDIRRMNVALTRARKALWVMGNASALMKSEDWGALITDARARNCFMEMDSLPQDFPIPQAPSYNPKATSARDFRSGGPRIESFDMQTESRSGTAPPENDEKLKTSTFAKSDHFQRDKSLDDDFDMSGDKYRNSWQHGNQRKQNFGQALARRD
- the LOC104747757 gene encoding probable helicase MAGATAMA 3 isoform X1, which gives rise to MESDPCAKNKGSLTQEQGMIETGGEGSGRDDLQEQGLAVNQVKGVEASHAMKCANTTVKRKMDQHKEAMLGKKRNRQTMFLNLEDVKQASTISTPTPRRQNFPQPVVTRSLEANPPTEHGGEIQSHGIHPESDEQKFGSNGESNSSLLGKPGRLSGDDGSSTEGMGTSVSRQASWKQTTNLRQPRSGHSSSRKVSYSQRSFTKPATTSTQYQDTSVERLIREVTNENFWRHPEVTELRSVPERFESMEEYVRVFEPLLFEECRAQLYSTWEELAEANAYVKVRIKSIERRERGWYDVILVSLNGCKWAFKEGDVAVLSTPLSESAEDHEDAGRLAGTVRRHIPVDTRDPLGATLHFYVGDSSGTGSKIDNSHILRKLKPKDIWHLTVLGSLATTQREYVALHAFSRLNPQMQNAILNPRPEQFPSYEEQTPGMPDCFTTSFADHLHRSFNAPQLAAIHWAGMHTAAGTSSGGKKQELWPFTLVQGPPGTGKTHTVWGMLNVIHLVQYQHYYTSLLKKLAPETYNQANECSSDNILSGSIDEVLQNMDQNLFRTLPKLCAKPRMLVCAPSNAATDELLSRVLDRGFIDGEMRVYRPDVARVGVDSQSRAAQAVSVERRSDQLLAISRDEILRHMHNLRLQETHISRDIAGLKRELNAAAFATRSQGSVGVDPEVLISRDQKRDALLQHLAAVVEARDKVLVEMSRLLIVEGKFRAGINFNLEEARASLEASFANEAEIVFTTVSSSGRKLFSRLTHGFDMVVIDEAAQASEVGVLPPLALGAARCVLVGDPQQLPATVISKAAGTLLYSRSLFERFQLAGCPTLLLNVQYRMHPQIRDFPSRYFYQGRLKDSESISSAPDEIYYKDPILRPYLFFNISHGRESHRGGSVSYENVDEARFCVGVYMHLQKNLKSLSAGKVSVGVITPYKLQLKCLKHEFGNALGQDELKEIYINTVDAFQGQERDVIIMSCVRASGHGVGFVSDIRRMNVALTRARKALWVMGNASALMKSEDWGALITDARARNCFMEMDSLPQDFPIPQAPSYNPKATSARDFRSGGPRIESFDMQTESRSGTAPPENDEKLKTSTFAKSDHFQRDKSLDDDFDMSGDKYRNSWQHGNQRKQNFGQALARRD